Part of the Candidatus Eremiobacteraceae bacterium genome, GCCTGACGGCGTCGCAACGACTTTGACGCGCACGAGACCGAGCGATGTGGTCACGCTTTCGCTGGAGCGCGGCAGGGTGACGCGCGTGACCGGCCAGCGGCGCACGCCGATGGTCGTCGTCTCGGCGAGCAGTGCGGCCGCAACCGACTCGGATCGCTGTGCCGGCGCCAACGCGGCGAGCAGCGTGCCGGGCCGCCCCTTCTTCATCTGCGCCGCTTGCGTCCACACGTCGAGCGCGCCGGCGGCGACGAGTCGTTCGGCGACGTGCGCGTAGAGCTGCGGGTTCATATCGTCGATGTTGGTCTCGATCTGCACGACATCGCCCTCATCAGCCTGTAGTAGCGGGTTCTCGGAACCCGCTCTCTCGCCGATCGAGACACGCAGCACGTTGGCGAACGGAAACTCCGATCGCCCAGCGCCGTATCCGATGTGGTCGATCGTCATCGGCGGGCGCAGCGCAAAGCTCGCGAGGCCGGTGAGGATCGCCGCGCCGGTAGGCGTGACCATTTCCGCGTCGAGATCGACCGCGTACGTCGGCACGCCGCGCAGCAGGTCCAAGGTCGCAGGCGACGGCGACGGCATCGCACCGTGCGCGCCGTGAACCGTGCCGCGGCCGCAGGGCAGCGGCGAGCAGTAGACCGCGTCGATGCCGAGCAGGTGCAGGCCCAGCACCGCGCCTGCGACGTCGACGATCGCGTCCACTTGGCCGACTTCGTGAAAGGCGATCTCGTCGACGGGCATTCGGTGCACGCGCGCTTCGGCCGCGGCGAGACGCTCGTAGATCGCGATCGCTTTCGACTCGACCTGCGCCGGATAGCGCGCGGCGCGGATGATCTCGAGCACGTCGGCCAGCGAACGATGCGGATGCCCCTCATGATGGTGCGCATTCTCGACCTTTGGAGCGGTCGAATCTATTCGACCGTACTCGATGTCCTCACCCGGCACGTCGACGTCGAGATACAGCGCGCCGATGCCGCGTTTATGGACCGCTTCGGTTTTGATCTTCCAGCCGCGCACCGGTAGGCGGCGCAGCTCGCGCTCGAGCGCGTCCACGCTCAGACCCGCGTCGACGAGCGCGCCGAGGATCATGTTGCCGCTGGCGCCGCCGAACGCGTCGAAGAACGCGATACTCATCCGGCGCTTTCGCGCTCCGAGACGGCGAGATGGTTGATGCGCGACGCGACGCAGGCCGCGCCGAACCCGTTGTCGATGTTGACGACGGCGACGCCACCCGCACACGCGTTGAGCATGGTCAGCAGCGCGGCGAGCCCGCCGAACGACGCGCCGTAGCCGACGCTGGTAGGAACCGCGACGACCGGCCGATCGGTCAACCCTGCGACCACGCCCGGCAACGCGCCGTCCATCCCTGCGACTGCGACGATCGCGTGCGCCGTGCGCAGCGCGCCGACGTGGCCAAGCACGCGATGCAGTCCGGCGACGCCGACGTCGTCGATGCGCGCGACGGCGTTCCCCATGATGTCGAGCGCACACGCCGCCTCAGCGGCGACGTGGCGATCGGACGTGCCGGCGCTCACCACGCATACCAATCCGACACGCACCAGCGGTTCGCGCTCGAAGATGATCGCGCGCGCTGCGTCATCATAGCGAGCATCGGGCACCTGTGCGCTCACCGCTGAAAAGTCGCTGGTTGTCGCGCGCGTGGCGAGAAACCGGCCGCTCGATGCTGCCAGCCGCGCGGCGATCGCGGCGATCTCGTCAGCACGCTTGCCCGGGCAGTAGATCACCTCGGGAAAGCCGGTTCGTTCGGCGCGCAGGTGGTCGAGCGTGACCGACGGCAGATCGCTTGCGCCAGCGCCCTGCAGGTGCGCAAGCGCTTCATCGACCGAGACGGCGCCCGAGCGCAGCGCGTCGAGCAGCCCGCGCAGTGTGTCTTCCATCATGACCTGCTTTGTGGCGCGCGGGAGCGGCGCCTCTCTCAGATCGGATCGGGCGGTTTAAGGCTTTGCGGCTGCCGCAAGAAATCGGCCGGGCTCATAAACGTCTTGGCCGGCTGCAACGGACTCACCGACTGCGAAAAGTCAAAGCAATCGGAGAGCTCATCTGCTCGAGCGTCTGCGGTGCCGAGCGTCGGCACGCCAAAGGTGGCTTCGGTGAAGTGCAAGATGCTGCCGAACTCATGTTGCACGTGAGAGACGTAGCCATGGCGCGCATACGGCGACACGACGATCAACGGGACCCGGAAGCCCAGTCCCATGACGTCCACTTGCGGGGGCGGAACGTGATCGTACCAGCCGCCCCAATCGTCCCACACGACGAGGATCGCTGTGTCCTTCCAATAAGGGCTTGCGCCGACCGCGTCGACGATCGAAGCGACCCATTGCGGCCCGGTGTTGCTGCTCGCCAACGCGTGATCGGAATTGACGAACTGCGGCACTACCCAGCTCACCTGCGCTAAGTTGTTGTCGGCGATATCCGTCAGCACAGTCGTTTCAGGCGTGACGATGTTGCCCGTCCAGTCGGCGCCGTAACGGATGTGGCGGATGGCGTCATAAGCGTCGAAGAAATACACCGACACCGGTGTATAGTAGCGCCAGGTGACATGCGCGGCATCCAGTTCGTCGCCGAGCGTCTGATAGTCGAAACACGGAAAGATGCCGGCAGTCTCATTGCCATTGGCGTCCAGCTGCGGGGCCAGCGTGCCTGCCGCCGCGTCGCAGCCCCACACGGAGCCGCTTGGCACTTCGGCGACGTTGTCGGATTGCCCGGCGATGAGATACTGATGGGCCGGGAAGCTGGGACCACTATTGGAGGCGAACATGCGGTCCCCCAGCGTGAACTGCTTGGCGAGCGTCCAATACGGCACGGTCTCGGACTGCGGGAGATACGAATAGGCATAATTCGGCGGTCCGGGCGTCGCACAGTAGCCGCCGCATGCTCCCGTGTAGGTGCCCTCTGCGTTAAAATTATCCATTCTGCCATTGTCATATGCGGCCTTGAAAGACACGTGGAAGTGACCAACGTCGAGACCGCCGCCAGCGAAGGGGCGAGGTGTGAGCGGCAACGGGCCCGCCTTCGTCTGGCCTACCGACACCGTGTCGGCGCCGGGGAAGCCGTTGAACATGTCGTCAAAGCTTCGGTTTTCTTGGACGACTATGATCACGTGTTTGATGATGCCAGCATCGTTGATCGGCGTGTAGCCGGTACCGCTCGGCGGGCTTGGAATGGAGGCGTGATTGCATGCGACGACTGCGCTCGCGCAAAGCGCCAATGAGACTGCACAGGCGGTTCGCATCCACGAACCGCGTTTTTGCGGCCTGCTCAACGTTGTATCCCCCATGCCCTCAAGAAAGCGACGCATGCGGGTCATACGGACGCGCGGCGCCCG contains:
- the larC gene encoding nickel pincer cofactor biosynthesis protein LarC, which encodes MSIAFFDAFGGASGNMILGALVDAGLSVDALERELRRLPVRGWKIKTEAVHKRGIGALYLDVDVPGEDIEYGRIDSTAPKVENAHHHEGHPHRSLADVLEIIRAARYPAQVESKAIAIYERLAAAEARVHRMPVDEIAFHEVGQVDAIVDVAGAVLGLHLLGIDAVYCSPLPCGRGTVHGAHGAMPSPSPATLDLLRGVPTYAVDLDAEMVTPTGAAILTGLASFALRPPMTIDHIGYGAGRSEFPFANVLRVSIGERAGSENPLLQADEGDVVQIETNIDDMNPQLYAHVAERLVAAGALDVWTQAAQMKKGRPGTLLAALAPAQRSESVAAALLAETTTIGVRRWPVTRVTLPRSSESVTTSLGLVRVKVVATPSGRRARPEYDDCAAIARRSGMALGDVMRTIETEVDEWLKLQA
- a CDS encoding alkaline phosphatase family protein — encoded protein: MALCASAVVACNHASIPSPPSGTGYTPINDAGIIKHVIIVVQENRSFDDMFNGFPGADTVSVGQTKAGPLPLTPRPFAGGGLDVGHFHVSFKAAYDNGRMDNFNAEGTYTGACGGYCATPGPPNYAYSYLPQSETVPYWTLAKQFTLGDRMFASNSGPSFPAHQYLIAGQSDNVAEVPSGSVWGCDAAAGTLAPQLDANGNETAGIFPCFDYQTLGDELDAAHVTWRYYTPVSVYFFDAYDAIRHIRYGADWTGNIVTPETTVLTDIADNNLAQVSWVVPQFVNSDHALASSNTGPQWVASIVDAVGASPYWKDTAILVVWDDWGGWYDHVPPPQVDVMGLGFRVPLIVVSPYARHGYVSHVQHEFGSILHFTEATFGVPTLGTADARADELSDCFDFSQSVSPLQPAKTFMSPADFLRQPQSLKPPDPI
- the larB gene encoding nickel pincer cofactor biosynthesis protein LarB, with protein sequence MMEDTLRGLLDALRSGAVSVDEALAHLQGAGASDLPSVTLDHLRAERTGFPEVIYCPGKRADEIAAIAARLAASSGRFLATRATTSDFSAVSAQVPDARYDDAARAIIFEREPLVRVGLVCVVSAGTSDRHVAAEAACALDIMGNAVARIDDVGVAGLHRVLGHVGALRTAHAIVAVAGMDGALPGVVAGLTDRPVVAVPTSVGYGASFGGLAALLTMLNACAGGVAVVNIDNGFGAACVASRINHLAVSERESAG